In Alteromonas mediterranea DE, a single genomic region encodes these proteins:
- a CDS encoding DUF6436 domain-containing protein, whose amino-acid sequence MRKHLGWALLALWAVSLLTALLVYGQRQLSSFDPDGKLLHLSTAPSFDTKLVQLLHHQNIKAGSVVHVGTTSRCYCESLTSPHQNQLLASLGEGYQSVRLNIDEVPALQAMLHAVPALIVLDNQNQLRYLGPYATGYGCFTGKNLVEQVVSYATQSPYNGAVINADAQGCFC is encoded by the coding sequence ATGCGAAAACACCTAGGCTGGGCACTGTTAGCATTATGGGCGGTAAGCCTGCTCACCGCCCTGTTAGTGTATGGCCAGCGCCAGTTGTCTTCGTTTGATCCAGACGGAAAGCTTCTTCACCTTAGCACTGCGCCTAGCTTCGATACAAAGCTAGTTCAACTGCTTCACCATCAAAACATCAAGGCGGGCTCAGTTGTTCATGTAGGCACAACCTCGCGCTGCTATTGTGAATCGCTTACTTCGCCTCACCAAAACCAGCTGTTAGCCTCGCTTGGCGAAGGGTATCAAAGCGTTAGGCTTAACATAGACGAAGTGCCAGCACTACAAGCCATGCTTCACGCTGTCCCCGCCCTTATCGTTCTGGATAATCAAAATCAACTGCGCTATTTGGGCCCCTACGCCACAGGTTACGGCTGCTTTACAGGTAAAAACCTAGTAGAGCAAGTGGTAAGCTACGCCACCCAATCCCCTTATAACGGGGCCGTCATTAATGCTGATGCCCAAGGCTGCTTCTGCTAG
- a CDS encoding methyl-accepting chemotaxis protein, protein MQYPWLLEGHKIFRVVIVVQLVIAAAIGVFTGELLPAFIFGVPIAAVPLMLSFQSPYSALSRHAMAIGVQLLTALHIHQSFGLIEVHFEIFVLLAFLSYFRDWKVIATGTAGVAVHHISFFFLQAGGAPLFIFEEGHISFSILLMHAAFALAEGGVLMYMAKQSHQEGAGAAELRLAIDNMQRSDGKLDLTVALNRQSNIVKPFAELIDQVKSLIELASNLTDDVVNGCNKMESAANNMFEISRNTDQELAMVSASSEEIAQTMQLSTEQTTLASDKASAAQTSSQSTRDSISNSSRTIESLRHTLNVAADTNSALNEQCSHISEAMRSITAVAEQTNLLALNAAIESARAGEHGRGFAVVADEVRTLAIRSKESADQITSITEQLVAQTASSVDQMQTCIQLVDEAVVSSDSATSAMTEIMQQIREASESMTEIATSAVEQETASASIAQSTARLSEFTSEELATAESLAEEVEVLSQVSKRMRSAIERFKL, encoded by the coding sequence ATGCAGTACCCTTGGCTCCTTGAAGGTCATAAAATTTTTCGCGTAGTAATCGTTGTTCAGCTCGTCATTGCTGCTGCAATTGGCGTATTTACCGGAGAATTATTACCTGCATTTATCTTTGGCGTGCCAATCGCAGCGGTCCCTTTAATGTTAAGCTTTCAGTCGCCGTATTCTGCACTTAGCCGCCACGCCATGGCCATCGGGGTGCAGCTACTTACGGCACTGCATATTCACCAGTCGTTTGGATTGATTGAAGTGCACTTTGAAATATTCGTATTACTCGCGTTTCTATCCTATTTTAGAGATTGGAAAGTGATAGCAACAGGTACGGCTGGGGTAGCCGTTCACCATATCTCATTTTTCTTTTTACAGGCGGGTGGCGCGCCACTTTTCATTTTCGAAGAAGGGCACATTAGCTTTTCAATCCTCCTCATGCATGCCGCGTTTGCGTTAGCTGAAGGTGGTGTATTGATGTACATGGCAAAACAAAGCCACCAAGAAGGTGCAGGCGCCGCTGAATTGCGTTTAGCCATTGATAACATGCAGCGAAGTGACGGCAAGCTCGACTTAACAGTAGCATTAAATCGTCAAAGTAACATTGTGAAGCCTTTCGCCGAACTCATTGACCAAGTGAAGTCGCTAATTGAACTGGCCTCAAACCTTACCGATGATGTAGTCAATGGCTGCAATAAGATGGAGTCGGCGGCGAATAATATGTTCGAGATCAGTCGCAATACCGACCAAGAGCTCGCGATGGTTTCGGCATCATCTGAAGAGATTGCGCAAACCATGCAGCTTTCTACTGAGCAAACCACCCTTGCCAGCGATAAGGCGTCTGCTGCACAAACGTCTTCTCAAAGCACGCGCGATAGCATCTCCAACTCCAGTCGTACCATTGAATCGCTTCGTCATACGCTTAATGTAGCGGCCGATACAAACTCTGCCCTTAACGAGCAGTGCTCGCATATCTCTGAAGCAATGCGCTCAATCACTGCAGTCGCTGAACAAACTAACCTTCTAGCCTTAAATGCGGCCATTGAGTCTGCGCGCGCAGGTGAACACGGTAGAGGCTTCGCGGTGGTTGCCGACGAAGTGCGTACCCTCGCCATTCGCTCTAAAGAAAGTGCAGACCAGATTACCAGTATTACCGAGCAACTTGTTGCGCAAACCGCAAGCTCGGTAGATCAAATGCAAACCTGTATTCAGCTTGTCGATGAAGCCGTGGTATCTAGTGACAGCGCAACGTCGGCGATGACTGAGATTATGCAGCAAATTCGCGAGGCGAGCGAGAGCATGACTGAAATTGCAACGTCGGCCGTTGAACAAGAAACTGCGTCAGCCTCTATTGCACAAAGCACTGCCCGTTTAAGCGAATTCACTTCTGAAGAGTTAGCAACAGCCGAGTCTCTTGCCGAAGAAGTTGAAGTGTTGTCACAAGTTTCTAAGCGCATGCGCAGCGCCATCGAACGCTTTAAGCTTTAA
- a CDS encoding ATP-grasp domain-containing protein, with protein MPSVAFLSTDNLEDFFVYDELLIPYFNQKGWIVDTISWHAASVNWDAFDYVIVRSTWDYQQDANAFLCCLKQIEASRATLFNPLSLMQWNIEKYYLRDLENKGVPIVETVWGDTFNNTVIGDAFLKFDSDTLVIKPVLSANADDTFKLSRDTWEKDAHLLSETFGQRNFMVQPFLNSVVEEGEYSLFYFGGAFSHANKKVPKQGDFRVQEEHGGSLHLVTVDSEQLDIAQKALLAMPCEALYARVDLVRQKGEWAIMELELIEPSLYFNLDEQSPLRFVEALVNCYEAQS; from the coding sequence ATGCCTTCAGTTGCCTTTCTTTCCACAGATAACCTTGAAGACTTTTTTGTCTATGACGAATTACTCATCCCTTACTTCAATCAAAAGGGCTGGATAGTAGACACCATATCTTGGCATGCGGCGTCGGTGAACTGGGACGCTTTTGACTATGTTATTGTAAGAAGCACTTGGGATTACCAGCAAGATGCCAATGCGTTTCTTTGTTGTCTTAAACAAATAGAAGCCTCCCGCGCCACACTGTTCAACCCTCTTTCTCTTATGCAGTGGAATATAGAAAAGTATTATCTTAGAGACTTAGAAAATAAAGGCGTTCCCATTGTAGAAACGGTGTGGGGAGATACCTTTAATAACACTGTTATAGGCGATGCCTTTTTGAAGTTCGATAGCGATACCCTCGTCATAAAACCGGTTTTAAGCGCTAATGCCGACGATACCTTTAAGCTATCGCGAGACACATGGGAAAAAGATGCACACCTATTAAGTGAAACCTTTGGGCAGCGAAATTTTATGGTTCAGCCCTTTTTAAATAGTGTGGTAGAAGAAGGGGAATACTCGCTGTTCTACTTTGGTGGCGCGTTTAGTCACGCCAATAAAAAAGTGCCCAAGCAAGGGGATTTTCGGGTGCAAGAAGAGCATGGAGGAAGCTTACACTTAGTTACTGTAGACAGTGAACAATTGGATATTGCCCAAAAAGCGCTATTGGCGATGCCTTGTGAAGCGCTCTATGCGCGAGTGGACTTGGTTCGTCAAAAAGGGGAATGGGCCATCATGGAGTTGGAGCTTATCGAGCCATCGCTGTATTTTAATTTAGATGAGCAGTCGCCACTTCGCTTCGTCGAGGCATTAGTCAATTGTTATGAGGCGCAGAGCTAA
- a CDS encoding DUF3300 domain-containing protein, producing the protein MKSITLSVLFALSSTAALPALAQSSTGLTQTSASTQQYSDAQLDSVLAPIALYPDTLLTHILIAATYPLDVVAADRWRQSNKHLTPQQVDNVLANVSWDPSVKALASFTDLLNTMANDLQWLQQLGDNVLIDQSRVLDRVQVLRQHAHNTGNLVTNDYIEVETERRHTREVIYIEPRQREVVYVPYYDPHIVYGHWWHTTSPVRWRHQVSYHHHSNVFWSPSIHLSTAFFFGSVHWHNRHVVIHREPVRRYYRGSPRKRVVSKDYRRWEHNTVHRRARYSNPVVHSAPSRFEKAGVARAKHLSNKQGTINRKPSIEHALKRNQSHVRSEKPQRNNTLKQLKRDNAKSVAPVKAPKRFANRGDEIQRLPKRHVNRQHIEKTSPQNRSIARESTKPMRIERANNKPKRIERASNNRPVKREKSNRQVSRVERSVSRGNSDKH; encoded by the coding sequence ATGAAAAGCATAACCTTATCTGTACTCTTTGCGCTTTCAAGCACAGCCGCACTGCCTGCCTTAGCACAATCCAGTACGGGCTTAACCCAAACTTCTGCATCTACGCAGCAGTATTCTGATGCGCAATTAGACAGCGTGCTTGCCCCCATAGCGCTGTACCCAGATACATTACTTACCCATATCTTGATAGCTGCCACCTATCCATTAGATGTGGTGGCCGCCGATCGCTGGCGTCAAAGCAATAAGCACCTTACGCCTCAACAGGTAGATAATGTACTTGCCAATGTAAGTTGGGACCCCAGTGTAAAAGCCCTCGCGTCATTTACTGACTTGCTTAACACCATGGCGAATGATCTTCAGTGGTTACAGCAACTTGGCGACAATGTGCTAATTGACCAAAGCCGGGTCCTTGACCGTGTGCAGGTGCTTCGCCAACACGCCCATAATACAGGCAACTTGGTGACTAACGACTATATTGAAGTTGAAACCGAGCGCCGGCACACCCGTGAAGTCATTTATATCGAGCCCCGCCAGCGAGAGGTGGTATATGTGCCCTACTACGACCCCCACATTGTATACGGTCATTGGTGGCATACAACATCGCCCGTACGCTGGCGCCATCAGGTAAGTTATCACCACCATAGCAATGTATTTTGGTCACCCAGTATACATCTTTCCACCGCTTTCTTTTTTGGCAGTGTTCACTGGCATAACCGCCATGTGGTGATTCACCGCGAGCCCGTGCGCCGGTATTATCGTGGCAGTCCCAGAAAGCGTGTAGTAAGTAAGGACTATCGCCGTTGGGAACACAATACGGTGCATCGCCGTGCTCGCTACTCAAACCCCGTTGTGCATAGCGCTCCTTCACGCTTTGAAAAAGCGGGCGTGGCCCGGGCAAAGCATCTGTCTAACAAGCAAGGCACAATAAATCGCAAGCCGTCGATTGAGCACGCGTTAAAACGAAACCAATCCCATGTTAGAAGTGAAAAGCCACAAAGAAACAACACGTTAAAGCAGTTAAAACGAGACAATGCAAAAAGCGTAGCGCCAGTAAAAGCGCCAAAACGGTTTGCTAATCGAGGAGACGAAATACAGCGCTTACCTAAACGACACGTTAATCGCCAGCACATTGAGAAAACAAGCCCACAGAATCGCTCGATTGCACGGGAAAGTACTAAGCCAATGCGTATTGAGCGAGCAAACAACAAACCGAAGCGTATTGAGCGAGCAAGCAACAATAGACCAGTAAAACGGGAGAAATCCAATCGGCAGGTATCTCGAGTAGAACGAAGCGTTTCGAGAGGCAATAGCGATAAGCACTGA
- the ribA gene encoding GTP cyclohydrolase II — protein sequence MSSKQPKYEYVSTAKLPTRMGDFKIHGFVEASGQEHVALSYGEWKEDDVVPIRIHSECLTGDSLFSTRCDCGFQLEKAMQNIVDNGHGVLLYLRQEGRGIGLLNKIRAYNLQDSGMDTVEANEHLGFDADLRSYDICKLMLDTLNVKHVELMTNNPKKLAALKALGIDVVARKPIDHGITKDNKNYLKTKTEKLGHAFDPHVFK from the coding sequence ATGAGCAGCAAACAGCCTAAATACGAATATGTCAGTACCGCAAAATTACCCACACGTATGGGTGATTTTAAAATACACGGTTTTGTAGAAGCCAGCGGCCAAGAGCACGTTGCCCTTTCCTATGGAGAGTGGAAAGAAGATGACGTGGTACCAATTCGTATTCATTCAGAGTGCTTAACCGGTGACTCTTTGTTTAGTACCCGTTGCGACTGTGGCTTCCAGCTAGAAAAAGCCATGCAAAATATCGTTGATAACGGTCATGGTGTACTGCTTTACTTGCGACAAGAAGGGCGCGGAATAGGCCTTTTAAATAAAATTCGTGCTTATAACCTTCAAGATAGCGGCATGGATACGGTTGAAGCTAACGAACATCTCGGCTTTGACGCCGATTTAAGAAGCTATGATATTTGTAAGCTTATGTTGGATACGCTAAACGTAAAACACGTTGAGCTGATGACGAACAACCCTAAAAAGTTGGCGGCGCTTAAAGCATTAGGTATTGACGTGGTGGCGAGAAAGCCTATTGATCACGGCATTACCAAAGACAATAAAAATTATTTAAAAACAAAGACGGAGAAGCTAGGTCACGCCTTTGACCCCCACGTTTTCAAATAA
- a CDS encoding EAL domain-containing protein, giving the protein MVLARLTKYVSALLISWVMFSFHVFASSPLVINESFERDIINHFAQRLEAPSSTTYFDILSGSAVAPSPGPNTNKRVWYSTSLQHTGYSPIPLVLNIDRLNIDDLQIYLLDDSQRIIKSYRYQAGKGDYSLRQPLPNIRLAFTLQPYQDARLLIAVKDDGLKYFPIALWERDRLHQHDTNMLTLLGAVAGVMSLIAFYFLFSYLYQRIPSRFWLTMTTLVIIALLFITEGGLAVWPNLTNASENFFAVCFGMLLLCVGKVTHHLFPRVPFLLRAINYAAPIAATIYCLTVDAYTTTISLLLLIAVMGLYHVALALLFKDKVSRVVSTTYALAWLSFFAFYALVTLNLFSDLIYTVDVAMGMLLFITLGFLCLGFSVITKEQAKNQDQLSTQAETISNLNHFYDLFRNSAEGHYTSTWDGKLKSVNPATCKVFGYENEEEMLADAASTKVFYASPEDRQVLLGEVSQQGHVTGKEIRGKRKDGSEFWFSLSCQMRESDDGNFLYGSIIDITEKKQSDLSLQYLATHDSLTGVYNRRQFETDFREKLSQKSDIPVCILFMDLDRFKVVNDTCGHKAGDVLIKDIARLIENTLHDEALLARLGGDEFGVIYTDVDANEVYLNAVKILNAVQAYRFMWDNRIFNLGVSIGMVVCEDTEVNAGQYLSMADAACYFAKEQGRNQVHRYNKDDESMQRYQRELDWVSSINNALEEGRFELYYQSLRPLNQTTDGHYYEVLLRLREKNGNLVEPANFLPTAERFEMNVNVDKWVVTNTFKWLSENPEHLAELKRCSINLNCHSLADRDFTLFILNAFETFNIPYNKVCFEVIESVAIIKMEDTLSFMRTFNRLGCSFALDDFGSGFSSYSYLKSLPVNQVKIDGMFIKDMLNDSVDTAMVASINDVAKAMGMQTVGEFVENEGTLAQLGKMGVDFAQGYGVAKPAPLRDFKPL; this is encoded by the coding sequence GTGGTATTAGCCCGGCTAACAAAGTATGTATCAGCTTTGCTCATTAGTTGGGTAATGTTTAGCTTTCATGTTTTCGCGAGTAGTCCCCTGGTTATCAATGAATCGTTCGAGCGAGACATTATTAATCATTTCGCCCAGCGTTTAGAAGCGCCGAGCAGCACGACTTACTTTGATATTCTAAGCGGCAGCGCCGTTGCCCCCTCGCCAGGACCTAACACTAATAAGCGGGTGTGGTATTCAACATCGCTTCAACACACTGGCTACAGCCCTATTCCCTTAGTGCTTAATATCGATAGACTAAACATAGACGACCTACAAATTTACTTGCTCGACGACAGTCAGCGAATTATCAAATCTTATCGCTATCAGGCCGGTAAAGGGGACTACTCGCTGCGCCAACCCCTGCCAAATATACGCCTCGCCTTTACACTTCAGCCCTATCAAGATGCGAGACTGTTAATTGCTGTTAAAGATGACGGCCTTAAGTATTTTCCAATCGCGCTATGGGAAAGAGATCGGCTTCATCAGCACGATACCAATATGCTTACGCTATTAGGTGCAGTAGCAGGCGTGATGTCGCTTATCGCCTTTTATTTTTTATTTTCCTATTTATATCAGCGTATTCCTTCTCGGTTCTGGCTCACTATGACAACCTTAGTCATTATCGCACTGCTTTTTATAACCGAAGGTGGCTTAGCCGTATGGCCCAACCTAACGAATGCCAGCGAGAACTTTTTCGCCGTATGCTTCGGCATGCTTTTACTGTGCGTTGGCAAAGTAACCCATCATCTGTTTCCTCGCGTGCCTTTTTTATTGCGTGCAATTAATTATGCTGCGCCCATCGCCGCTACCATTTACTGCTTAACCGTTGATGCCTATACCACAACAATATCTCTGCTACTGCTTATAGCGGTTATGGGCCTCTACCACGTGGCACTAGCCCTTTTATTTAAGGACAAGGTCAGCCGTGTGGTTAGCACTACCTACGCATTAGCATGGCTGTCGTTTTTCGCGTTCTATGCCTTAGTCACTCTGAATTTATTTAGCGACCTTATTTATACGGTTGATGTTGCCATGGGCATGCTGCTGTTCATCACCTTGGGGTTCTTGTGTCTAGGGTTCTCTGTCATTACCAAGGAGCAAGCCAAAAATCAGGATCAGCTATCTACGCAAGCAGAGACTATTTCAAACTTAAACCACTTCTATGATCTATTCAGAAATTCAGCCGAGGGACATTACACCTCTACCTGGGATGGAAAGCTAAAGTCGGTAAACCCTGCCACGTGTAAGGTATTTGGGTACGAGAACGAAGAGGAAATGCTTGCCGATGCTGCCAGCACCAAAGTTTTCTACGCCTCGCCAGAAGACAGACAAGTGCTACTTGGCGAGGTCTCTCAACAAGGTCATGTAACGGGTAAAGAAATTCGTGGAAAACGCAAAGATGGTAGTGAGTTTTGGTTCTCACTGTCATGCCAGATGAGAGAAAGCGACGACGGTAATTTCCTTTACGGTTCTATCATTGATATTACTGAGAAAAAACAGTCTGACTTAAGCCTTCAATACTTAGCTACTCACGATTCGCTTACCGGGGTATACAACAGACGCCAGTTTGAAACTGACTTTAGAGAAAAGCTCTCACAAAAAAGCGATATTCCGGTTTGCATACTTTTTATGGATTTAGACCGCTTCAAAGTTGTCAATGACACCTGCGGCCATAAAGCCGGCGACGTGTTGATAAAAGACATCGCCCGCTTAATTGAGAACACCTTGCATGATGAAGCGCTGCTAGCGCGACTCGGTGGCGATGAGTTCGGCGTCATTTATACAGACGTTGATGCTAACGAAGTATACCTAAACGCGGTAAAAATACTAAATGCGGTACAGGCCTATCGATTTATGTGGGATAACCGCATTTTCAATTTGGGCGTGAGTATAGGCATGGTGGTGTGTGAAGACACAGAGGTAAACGCAGGACAGTATTTGAGTATGGCTGACGCCGCCTGCTATTTCGCGAAAGAACAAGGCAGAAATCAAGTTCACAGATACAATAAAGACGACGAAAGTATGCAGCGTTATCAGCGAGAGCTCGACTGGGTATCGTCGATTAACAACGCATTAGAAGAGGGTCGCTTCGAGCTTTATTACCAGTCACTAAGGCCATTAAATCAAACCACCGACGGTCACTATTACGAGGTGTTATTAAGACTTAGAGAAAAGAACGGTAACTTAGTAGAGCCCGCTAACTTTTTGCCTACCGCAGAACGTTTTGAGATGAATGTGAACGTCGATAAATGGGTGGTGACCAATACGTTTAAATGGCTATCGGAAAACCCTGAACACCTTGCTGAGCTTAAGCGTTGCAGCATCAACCTTAACTGTCACTCTTTGGCAGATAGAGACTTCACCTTATTCATATTAAATGCCTTTGAAACCTTTAATATTCCTTACAACAAGGTGTGTTTTGAAGTCATCGAATCGGTCGCCATTATCAAAATGGAAGACACCCTTTCTTTTATGCGCACCTTCAACCGACTGGGATGCTCATTTGCTCTTGATGACTTTGGCAGCGGGTTCTCTTCTTACAGCTACTTAAAAAGCTTGCCGGTGAACCAGGTTAAGATTGACGGAATGTTTATCAAAGATATGCTCAACGACAGTGTAGACACCGCCATGGTCGCGTCAATTAATGATGTTGCGAAAGCGATGGGCATGCAGACCGTTGGCGAATTTGTTGAAAATGAAGGAACTCTGGCGCAGTTAGGCAAAATGGGTGTCGACTTTGCCCAAGGGTACGGCGTTGCAAAACCTGCCCCACTACGTGATTTTAAACCCCTGTAA
- a CDS encoding DUF3630 family protein — MPVLTINDIRQHTVVSEHSVEIRLSLPTTPLKTQQWAEQFCQLFNFTLSEADWGADRFQAILTAQSSNTDLQCMLCIEWLCEAIWLEPIGTQQSPGVINDYLQSV, encoded by the coding sequence ATGCCGGTTTTAACCATAAATGACATTCGACAACACACAGTAGTTAGCGAACACAGCGTAGAAATTCGCCTTTCACTGCCCACCACTCCACTTAAAACGCAGCAGTGGGCAGAGCAGTTTTGCCAGCTATTTAATTTCACACTATCTGAGGCAGACTGGGGGGCAGATCGCTTTCAAGCCATACTTACGGCACAATCGAGCAATACTGACTTACAATGCATGCTGTGTATAGAATGGCTATGTGAAGCCATCTGGCTTGAACCTATAGGCACGCAGCAGTCTCCCGGCGTCATTAATGACTATCTTCAAAGCGTATAG
- a CDS encoding glutathione S-transferase: MLTLHHLNNSRSQRILWLLEELGVEYKIEFYQRDSQTNLAPDSLRAVHPLGRSPVLTTPHGAIAESGAIVEYLVRNHATASFTVPQDPEALQQYWFWLHFAEGSLMPPLVANLVLEKARQKGSKPFFIKPITNKLIDGIINAYYGPNLAQSLRYVESYLAKNTWFAGDEPTGADVQMIFPLESLVASGRAKDFSAIQGYVKRVHARETYKAALEKGGEYAYA, translated from the coding sequence ATGCTAACACTTCATCATTTGAATAACTCTCGCTCACAGCGAATTCTTTGGCTACTTGAAGAGCTGGGGGTAGAGTACAAAATAGAATTTTACCAAAGGGACAGCCAAACTAACTTGGCGCCTGACTCATTGCGCGCGGTGCACCCGTTAGGACGCTCTCCCGTACTCACCACGCCACATGGTGCAATTGCAGAATCTGGCGCTATTGTAGAGTATCTCGTGCGCAACCATGCGACCGCGTCGTTCACTGTTCCACAAGACCCCGAAGCACTTCAGCAATATTGGTTCTGGCTGCACTTTGCAGAGGGCTCGCTAATGCCGCCACTGGTGGCTAATTTAGTTCTGGAGAAAGCACGTCAAAAAGGGTCTAAACCATTTTTCATTAAGCCAATTACTAATAAGCTGATAGATGGCATCATAAACGCTTATTACGGACCGAATTTGGCGCAAAGCTTGCGTTATGTAGAATCTTACTTGGCAAAGAATACCTGGTTTGCTGGTGATGAACCCACCGGTGCAGACGTACAAATGATATTTCCGTTGGAGTCATTGGTAGCAAGTGGTCGTGCAAAAGACTTTAGTGCTATTCAAGGGTATGTGAAACGGGTTCATGCCAGAGAGACATATAAAGCCGCCTTAGAAAAAGGTGGTGAATACGCCTATGCCTAG
- the recQ gene encoding DNA helicase RecQ, whose product MTTAIAPSESSSNTQSAKTPERILKDVFGYDAFRDGQGEVIHRVCEGKDALVLLPTGGGKSLCYQIPALVRNGTAIVVSPLISLMQDQVEQLKALGVKAAYLNSTLEADEQAGINDALQAGKLDLLYVSPERLMQYYFQQSLANADIALFAIDEAHCVSHWGHDFRQDYRALGQIKSRFPSIPVIGLTATADTATQADILTQLNLHAPLVYKGSFDRPNIRYRVMSKYKAFDQVVAYVKQQEGSGIIYCNSRAKVDDLHAKLFKQGFRCAAYHAGMDSDERELVQRQFLNDKIDIVVATVAFGMGINKSNVRYVVHHDVPRSVESYYQETGRAGRDGLESEALLLFDEKDAARVKQWIEQGEIAERNQIELQKFAAMEAFSEAQTCRRQVLLNYFSQFSDSACGNCDICLDPPKMIDGLVIAQKVLSCVLRLSQQASSQYVIDVLRGKQLRRLQEAGHHQLSTYGIGKDKSDSYWHNIINQLVHKGLIRVDITAHAALRLTEAARPVLKGEVDVQLAVPRLEFKPDKKKAKQAPANYDRTLFTRLKHLRKVLAEENEVPPYVVFSDATLVDMACKLPTTRNTMLDVSGVGQTKLERYGEAFIQLIDDYINREH is encoded by the coding sequence ATGACAACTGCAATTGCTCCATCTGAATCAAGCTCCAACACGCAAAGTGCAAAAACACCAGAACGCATTTTAAAAGATGTCTTCGGTTACGACGCTTTTCGCGACGGTCAGGGCGAAGTCATTCACCGCGTATGTGAAGGTAAAGACGCACTCGTGCTGCTGCCTACTGGTGGCGGTAAATCGCTGTGTTATCAAATTCCTGCGCTGGTGCGAAATGGAACAGCCATTGTTGTGTCGCCGCTTATATCATTGATGCAAGACCAGGTAGAGCAGCTGAAGGCCTTAGGTGTAAAAGCAGCTTACCTAAACTCCACGTTAGAAGCCGATGAGCAAGCGGGTATTAACGACGCATTGCAGGCAGGAAAGCTAGACCTGCTTTATGTGTCACCTGAGCGTTTGATGCAGTACTATTTTCAGCAGTCGCTTGCCAATGCCGACATTGCGCTTTTTGCTATCGATGAGGCGCACTGTGTGTCTCATTGGGGGCACGACTTTAGGCAAGACTATCGCGCCCTTGGCCAAATTAAATCTCGCTTTCCCTCTATTCCCGTAATCGGGCTAACCGCCACCGCAGATACGGCAACGCAAGCTGACATACTCACCCAGCTTAACTTGCACGCCCCTTTGGTTTACAAAGGTAGTTTCGATAGACCCAACATACGCTATCGGGTAATGAGCAAGTACAAGGCATTCGACCAAGTGGTTGCTTATGTTAAGCAGCAGGAAGGCAGCGGTATTATTTACTGCAACAGCCGGGCAAAAGTAGACGACCTTCACGCGAAGCTATTCAAACAAGGCTTTCGATGTGCGGCCTATCACGCAGGGATGGATAGCGACGAGAGAGAGCTTGTTCAGCGCCAGTTTCTCAATGACAAAATCGATATCGTTGTAGCCACGGTGGCCTTTGGCATGGGCATTAATAAATCTAACGTGCGCTATGTGGTGCATCACGATGTGCCGCGAAGTGTAGAAAGCTACTACCAAGAAACAGGCCGCGCTGGGCGAGACGGTCTGGAATCTGAAGCCTTATTATTGTTTGATGAAAAAGACGCTGCCCGTGTAAAGCAGTGGATAGAGCAAGGTGAGATTGCCGAGCGCAACCAAATAGAATTGCAGAAATTCGCAGCAATGGAAGCTTTCTCTGAAGCCCAAACCTGCCGTAGGCAAGTCTTGCTAAACTACTTTTCTCAGTTTAGTGACAGCGCCTGTGGCAATTGTGATATTTGCCTAGACCCGCCAAAGATGATTGACGGTTTGGTTATCGCTCAAAAAGTACTGTCTTGTGTACTGCGGCTTTCGCAGCAGGCGTCAAGCCAATACGTCATCGATGTGCTGCGCGGAAAGCAGCTTAGGCGACTTCAAGAAGCCGGGCACCACCAGCTTTCTACCTACGGTATAGGTAAAGATAAATCAGATAGTTATTGGCACAACATTATCAATCAACTTGTGCACAAAGGCCTTATTCGTGTAGATATTACCGCTCATGCGGCCTTGCGGTTAACAGAAGCGGCCCGCCCAGTTCTTAAAGGCGAAGTGGACGTTCAGCTTGCTGTACCGCGACTTGAGTTTAAACCGGATAAGAAAAAAGCGAAGCAAGCGCCTGCCAACTACGACAGAACCTTATTCACTCGTCTTAAGCACTTACGGAAAGTGTTGGCAGAAGAGAATGAGGTGCCGCCCTACGTGGTATTTAGTGACGCAACCTTAGTTGATATGGCGTGCAAACTGCCTACCACGCGCAACACTATGCTAGATGTGAGCGGTGTAGGCCAAACCAAGCTAGAGCGCTACGGCGAGGCCTTTATCCAACTTATCGACGATTATATCAACCGCGAGCACTAG